In Phoenix dactylifera cultivar Barhee BC4 unplaced genomic scaffold, palm_55x_up_171113_PBpolish2nd_filt_p 000462F, whole genome shotgun sequence, the genomic window TAATGATGCATCTGTTGTATATTGACATAAGAGACAAACCTTTTATCTTACACATGCATAGATATGAATGAACAAGAGGATTGATTTAGGTATAGATTAGCTTCTATTTTTGCATGATCAACGTGGCACGCCATGTGAACTCTCTAGCATGATCTTCTATAATGACACCTAAGACTTACATAAATAGTAGAGGATCCAGCATGCAGGACACGGCGATCATTAGAAATTCACGAATTAGAGATGCTTACCACGAGATGTATTGGCTGCTGCGGATCATTTGATCGGAATGAAATTATCTATTTATTCTAGTAGAGCATATTTCTTTACATTTATTAGCATCTCATGCAACAAGCTAATCAATTTCCATTCTTACATGCAGATGGCTCATGTGAGGTCGGGTAAGAAAGCCCATCAAGTCGAGAGCTCCCGAACTTCCAAGGAGCAAAAGAGGCAGAATACAACTCTCCATTGACTAATAAATTATTGGTGCTACCTTCAGAGATACAGAGAGTTTATAAAGGGTATCTATGAAAGATTGACGGATGCCCATAAGGCGATGATAAGGCAAACATCCTTCCATTACATGCTCATAACATAGGAGAGGGCGGTGATAGACCATCTTCTTCATTGTTGGGAAGAAAGTAGGAGAGGTTTTAGATTGGGAGGCTAAACTTTGGTCTTCTTCCCAGATGACATCACCATCATTCTTAGGCTACCCCTTAATGGGATAGCCATAAATTTCAAGAACGCTTATCCAATGTGTTGAGGACAACATACTTCAAGGAGCCAATAGTCAGGAGGGATGCATTAGAATATAGAATAAAAGTATTGTTAGATGATAATTCTTCCGACTATGGTATAGTTGCTTGTCATGTACTTTTAGGTACAGTTTTCTCTCCTTCCTCCAGTCCTAGCGTTGCACCATGGATCTACTCCTACATTGACTCCGTAGGTAAGATTGGTTGTTTTGCTTGGGCGAGAGCAGTCTATGAGCGCTTAATAGAATTTATCCCTAGGGCTGCTGAAAAAGTTAAAAGGAAGGTTAGAGGTGCCAAGGAGAGCACTGGATATCTAAATAGCTACGTTACTGTCCTGATGGTAAGcactatattttattattacttCATGGATGAATTTGATTAGTcatgaatgaatttgataactCATTTTGCTTACTTTTCTTATTGTTCactttttattttctagtttCGCTTCTTGAGTGGACAGGCATAGTCAAACCAAGAAATTATGGATTGCTCCCAAGAATTATGAACTGGGATAGACCACAGCTCATGAAAAGGGCCCATGTTGGACAGTTGATGAAGGGCTTTAAGGAGGGAGATGTATGATAAGTTGTGCCTTTGTCATTGAATGTTTGTTTTCTAATTAGAGGACTAatgtttttattatttctttcaGATTATCAAACCACCACGAGCAACAGAGGATGAGGAGTTGCTTTTCAAAGTGGGACTTTCAAGCTATCCTACCAAGAAGGACGAAGGTACTAGCAAGAGGAGTAGGACAGCAAGGAAAATAAGCATGGCTGAGATGGCACGCAGTAGTACCATGGTATCGGCATGTtactttatttaatttttttatgtttcacTTCTCTGACTCCTTGCttttatttgttgtttgtttGTGCTCAAGTGAAGTTCCTCCATGCATATAGGCATGTGGCTATGGAGGCTACCTGGAGGAGGGCTATGGAGGAGAATGCTGAGATTATGGAGCTATGGAAGATTGTCACTGAACAGCAGAAATTAATTACTGAGCTGATCAAGGTGTTGAAGGGGGAGAAGGCTGCTGAGAAATTGAGTTTTAAGACGGAGGTTGATATGCCTCTGTATGAGTTTGAGAGTGGTGGTAGCCCGAGAGTAGCTGATGAGCAAGCAGAAATTCAGCCTTCTAAGAGGCGGGTGACAGAGAGGGTACTTAAGGTCTCCTTAGTCTTACAAAGTCCTTTCATCCCACTACCATGAAGTCCTCCTGCTCCTGAATGAGGCATAGAAAAAGGAAAACCTATAAAAGGAATGACAGGGAGGTAATGGACTTGCAATTTAATTCAATATGCATTTTCATTCTGATCTAACATACTTATATATTTTGCAGGAGTTTGTTGAAAGCAGACGTGACTTTCCCAACATGGAACTTGTAGAGGATGGGGAACAACAATATATCATTGACTTTCTAGGGCAAAAAATGGATTGGTATGTACAAAAActattaaatttttaattatttgctaatttactataattttttatttaaaatttcagcTTAGGTCATTGGTTTGAAGGGATGGCATCAGCATCATCAATAGGCCATAGGTGCATGACATCTTGGCGGGTAACATGATCAATGATGATGTAAGTTTGTTTATATCTTTGAAAATCAAATCAACCTCTCTTTCATTGAAGTCATTAGTAAATACATGAACTTGTCAATTGGGAAGTGATGCCATTCTTCAAGTCATTAACAAATGTATGCTTGATAGGTGCCCTCATAAACATACATGTATGCATAGGTCACAGATGTGTTTTGGTCCCTGCTGTAGCAATGCACTTTGGCCGATCCATTTATGCCTTTGTAATCATTCTACTTTTTGAGATCTTTCTTCATGGTAATTGTTTTATCTAGTACTTGCATTATTATGCTTCAGTGTACTTGATTATCTGACAACATATAgctcaaatttatttttatttaaaaatttgcgGACGAGTAAGTGGAAGGCTACTGAGAAGGATATCAAAAATTTTATGCCATGTTACTTGTTGGATTTCAAGTTGATGTTAGTGCCCTTATGCACGACGGTATATTGGCACttatttgtggagtgattgattatacccctatttgattttgatgagctcaaagcatttgagtatatataatattgtactaatgaattcaatctagtgtttcaggcaaatatatgtgaatttatctttaaacgcatcgagctttggttcaaagaaTTTTGGCTAAGTCTTAAActtaattaagccaaagtctgaagctcgagtcgactccagaagattgcgagtcgactctaagtgtttcagaggttctggcacaaactcgagtcgactccggtacactacgagttgactcagactgagaacagacagaaggacagaaagatgaatttcagaccctgtcaccgagtcaactccgaagatttcgagtcgactccaatgcttgctgagtcgactcccgaaggttccgagtcgactccaaggagtaacagacagaaagacagaaaagtattttctagaccccgttaccgagtcgactctagaaggatgcgagtcgactccaacgtttggtgagtcgactcctaaacatgccagagtcgactctcagaggaaagcagactgaaaggcagaaaaccaaatatagtgactctgtgaacgagtcgactccgagaatacaagagtcgaccccaagtcagccgagtcgaccccaacaaaggcgagtcgactccgaggcagttcaactcgaaagacagaggatcagtttttcggtttctgagaaccgagtcgactccaagatgatccgagtcgactcgagagagaaatgcagaaaaatagatctctgaaattctaagaatgagccgtctccaaaatgccgagtcatctccagatcttggcgagtcgactccagggttggcccgagtcgactccagatcggaacagcactttaattcaaatcctgaacagtgggcgagtcgtctccagtaaagcatgagtcgactccagcaacagccgagtcgactccagatcgagcgagtcgactccgaccccaacggatacattgtcaggagatgcagactgtgcagaacggccataaatcagtgtctaacggctatttttcaaaagggactgtttaaatagccagcgtgaacagtagtagacatcaagagagctattccatttaaGTAAAAAggcatttccacctaccaagagttctcaagagtaaatacaagcaaaagaaggaagaggtgcaTTCAACTCCATCCGATAAACACTTCCTTTGCTTTCAAGGCTCTTCTACTGTCCTCAAATCTCCAGTACTTTCCAGAGGAGACCCAGAAATCGAGAAGTCCCAAATTCCCATTCCAATATATGTTTGAGGGATTCTAACCTTTACTTTGCATTTATTGTTTATCACATCTGCTTGTTAAaaagctttccttgtatcttttcccaaactgttttgttacttgattcaatcaggggattgaatcaagggttgtaaggtttgttggtgagccgaagttaaaaccaacggtgtaagggttcgattgtgatctcggaaaaataatcgggtggttctagtcggtgagcctgtgaaaaccgaccgagttcgttgtgatctcgcgaaaacaacaagttgggttgtgaacttgtaaaacaaccggctgtaatacaagggattatagtgaactcccaagtgaagcttggggagtggacgtaggagcaagggttagctccgaactactataaactggtttgtgtttgtattggttgctgacctctctctctctcttcattcagccgaagttaaaaccaacggtgtaagggttcgattgtgatctcggaaaaacaatcgggtggttctagtcggtgagcctgtgaaaaccgaccgagttcgttgtgatctcgcgaaaacaacaagttgggttgtgaacttgtaaaacaaccggctgtaatacaagggattatagtgaactcccaagtgaagcttggggagtggacgtaggagcaagggttagctccgaactactataaactggtttgtgtttgtattggttgctgacctctctctctctcttcattcacttcatctagtaacttaactaatttgcttgcaatagaattagttaattactaatcatagtttttaattggtcgagaattaatccaaacccaattcaccccccctcttgggttgtcttcttgggcaacaagtggtatcagagccggagctcttatattaaaagagtaaaagatcaaaatgacaatcccttttggatcttcttttagtgaggggcaatccaccaataggcctccattcttcaatggaaccaactacacctattggaaggctaggatgaggatatttatccaagctcaagactatgatgtttggagcatcatagttaatggaccatatattccttctatctatgtagataacattactatacccaagcttgaaaaagattgggatgatagtgattgAAGGaatgcacaactaaatgccaaagcaatgaatgtactattttgtgccttagaccataatgaattcaatagaatctctacttgcaattctgcaaaagagatatgggttaGATTTGAAGTGACctacgagggcacgaatcaagtcaaggaatctaaaataaacattctagttcataagtatgaactgtttaaaatggaatctaatgaaaccatcacttgcatgtttactaaattt contains:
- the LOC103711619 gene encoding uncharacterized protein LOC103711619; protein product: MNEFDNSFCLLFLLFTFYFLVSLLEWTGIVKPRNYGLLPRIMNWDRPQLMKRAHVGQLMKGFKEGDIIKPPRATEDEELLFKVGLSSYPTKKDEGTSKRSRTARKISMAEMARSSTMFLHAYRHVAMEATWRRAMEENAEIMELWKIVTEQQKLITELIKVLKGEKAAEKLSFKTEVDMPLYEFESGGSPRVADEQAEIQPSKRRVTERVLKVSLVLQSPFIPLP